Below is a window of Pseudanabaena sp. BC1403 DNA.
CATCGGTTGATAAATCATTGACATCAAAAGTCCAATCGGTAATACGGAACTGATTATCAGAGGAAGTCTGAAGGTTAGGAAATTTCTGTTTAATGTGATGAAAAGTATTTTCTAGAAGAATGCGATGTCTAGATAAATTAGGAATCGAAGAGAGTAAATCTTGTTGACCATTGGGCTGTAAAAACAAACCGCCATTTTCCGAGATCGCCCCTGCAACAGGTAAATAATTTACCAAAGTACTGACCCACCCCGCCGAGCGACCAGTCACCAATAAGACTTTAATTCCTGCTGATTGTAAATCCAGAAGAGTCGAGATGAAATTAGAAGAGAATTTCCCATTTTGGGTAAGAGTGCCATCAACATCAGAAGCAATTAAACGAATGTCGGACAAATCAGCTTGATTGAGATTGAGCAGAGACATAAAGAAGAAATGAAACTAAAACCAGAATACAGCTAA
It encodes the following:
- a CDS encoding HAD family hydrolase, which gives rise to MSLLNLNQADLSDIRLIASDVDGTLTQNGKFSSNFISTLLDLQSAGIKVLLVTGRSAGWVSTLVNYLPVAGAISENGGLFLQPNGQQDLLSSIPNLSRHRILLENTFHHIKQKFPNLQTSSDNQFRITDWTFDVNDLSTDEIQAISSLCDQMGWSFTYSNVQCHIKPLHQDKATGLDTVLKNHFPEINLQQVLTVGDSPNDETMFDATKFPISVGVANIHHYQDKMLHLPQYVTRASEFAGFSELAKLLLQK